From Pseudomonas sp. CCI4.2, one genomic window encodes:
- a CDS encoding FMN-dependent NADH-azoreductase, which translates to MKLLHLDSSILGDHSASRQLSRSVVQAWKAAETDGQVTYRDLAQDPLGHFSAATLAAGGTPSEARNAAQLAEVDNNEAILQEFLAADVVVIGAPMYNFSLPTQLKAWIDRISVAGRTFAYDENGPKGLCAGKKIIIVSTSGGLHVGQPSSVGHEDYLRLLFAFIGITDIQFVFAHGLAYGEEPRANAMTAAEKQINETLFAVA; encoded by the coding sequence ATGAAACTTTTGCACCTCGATTCAAGCATTCTTGGCGACCACTCTGCTTCCCGCCAGCTCAGCCGTAGCGTCGTTCAGGCATGGAAAGCGGCTGAAACTGACGGCCAAGTGACCTACCGTGACCTGGCTCAAGACCCGCTGGGCCATTTCTCTGCCGCCACGCTGGCCGCAGGCGGCACACCGAGTGAAGCCCGCAACGCCGCTCAACTGGCTGAAGTCGATAACAACGAAGCGATTCTGCAAGAATTCCTGGCGGCAGACGTCGTGGTGATCGGTGCGCCGATGTACAACTTCAGCTTGCCGACCCAGCTGAAAGCCTGGATCGACCGCATCTCGGTTGCCGGCCGTACCTTTGCCTACGACGAGAACGGTCCAAAGGGCCTGTGCGCTGGCAAAAAAATCATCATCGTTTCAACGTCGGGCGGCCTGCATGTTGGCCAGCCGTCGAGCGTTGGTCACGAAGACTATCTAAGGCTGCTGTTTGCTTTCATCGGCATTACGGATATTCAATTCGTCTTCGCTCACGGTTTGGCCTACGGTGAAGAACCCCGTGCCAACGCTATGACCGCCGCAGAAAAACAGATCAACGAAACTCTGTTTGCCGTTGCGTAA
- a CDS encoding dienelactone hydrolase, protein MVRLCAVLVICLFTSLISVQAEAAEYLSAGFHRLTFLDPLDLQPMQAIAFYPSTAEKKTHRVDGYLVEATEDADIAMGRFPMLMLSHGNTGTPLALHDLATSLARKGFVVVAVIHPGDNYLDHSRLGSLSNLYGRPLQISEAITAALADPMLSTYVDAQRVGVIGYSAGGETALILAGAQPDLQRLRKYCAERPQDKDACKTQGELIVDRDDLRPEADPRVGALMLMAPLSLMFGRHALAEVHVPVLMYSGDGDQLLALDKNAQALARQLPQAPEFKLLPGAGHFVFLAPCTDEQQATQAILCTDAEGVDRLDIHRNLTADAVRFFGETIGQPSQEGMQTAHQEQE, encoded by the coding sequence ATGGTGCGTCTTTGTGCGGTGTTAGTGATTTGCCTCTTTACAAGCCTGATTTCGGTGCAAGCCGAAGCAGCTGAATATTTGAGCGCGGGCTTTCATCGGCTGACGTTCCTTGATCCCTTGGATCTCCAGCCGATGCAGGCAATTGCCTTCTATCCTTCCACCGCCGAAAAGAAGACCCACCGGGTCGACGGGTACTTGGTAGAAGCGACTGAAGACGCTGATATCGCCATGGGTCGATTCCCGATGCTGATGCTGTCCCACGGTAATACCGGGACGCCTCTGGCCCTGCATGACCTGGCCACGTCTTTGGCCCGAAAAGGGTTCGTTGTGGTCGCCGTGATTCATCCTGGCGACAACTACCTTGACCACAGCCGTCTGGGCAGCCTGAGTAATCTTTACGGGCGGCCATTGCAGATTTCCGAAGCAATCACCGCCGCGCTGGCCGATCCAATGTTGTCCACGTATGTCGATGCTCAGCGAGTGGGCGTGATCGGTTATTCAGCCGGTGGCGAAACCGCGTTAATCCTCGCCGGGGCTCAACCTGATTTGCAGCGTCTGCGTAAATATTGTGCGGAGCGTCCGCAGGACAAAGATGCGTGCAAGACTCAAGGTGAATTGATTGTTGACCGGGATGATCTGCGCCCGGAGGCAGACCCACGGGTCGGAGCATTGATGCTGATGGCACCCCTGAGCTTAATGTTCGGCCGCCACGCGCTGGCCGAGGTGCATGTGCCGGTGTTGATGTACAGCGGCGACGGCGATCAATTGCTCGCACTGGACAAAAATGCTCAGGCATTGGCGCGCCAATTGCCCCAGGCGCCTGAATTCAAGCTGTTGCCGGGCGCTGGGCATTTTGTCTTCCTCGCACCGTGCACGGATGAGCAGCAAGCGACCCAAGCGATTTTGTGTACCGATGCTGAAGGCGTAGACCGGTTGGACATTCATCGCAACTTGACGGCCGACGCCGTACGGTTCTTTGGTGAAACCATAGGGCAGCCGAGTCAGGAAGGTATGCAGACGGCGCATCAGGAACAGGAATAA
- a CDS encoding glycosyltransferase, with product MIGVLIPVHNEEQLLSLCLQTVQSASQHAALNGEAVLVLAVLDSCTDGSATIAESFGVSTLALTVRNVGLARAAGARMLLEQGARWIACTDADSTVAEDWLVQQLALGADAVCGTVTPGHWHAEIALEAQIRYQQGYQNRDGHRHIHGANLGISATAYLRAGGFPPLACHEDVTLVQHLELCGARIAWSCGPQVTTSTRLDSRAVGGFGDYLRSLISA from the coding sequence ATGATCGGAGTCCTGATCCCCGTCCATAACGAAGAACAACTCTTGAGCCTGTGCCTGCAAACCGTGCAGTCGGCCAGTCAGCACGCGGCGCTCAATGGCGAAGCCGTGCTGGTGCTGGCGGTGCTGGACAGCTGCACCGACGGTTCGGCGACTATCGCTGAGAGTTTTGGGGTTTCAACCTTGGCATTGACCGTGCGCAACGTCGGTTTGGCCCGTGCTGCAGGCGCCCGGATGTTGCTTGAACAAGGCGCGCGCTGGATCGCCTGCACCGATGCCGACAGCACCGTTGCCGAGGACTGGCTGGTGCAACAATTAGCGCTCGGAGCCGACGCGGTGTGCGGCACGGTGACGCCCGGTCACTGGCACGCAGAGATTGCGCTCGAAGCGCAAATTCGCTACCAGCAAGGCTATCAAAATCGCGACGGGCATCGCCATATCCACGGCGCCAACCTGGGCATCAGCGCGACAGCCTACCTCCGTGCCGGGGGCTTTCCGCCGCTGGCCTGCCATGAAGACGTGACCCTTGTTCAGCACCTGGAGTTATGCGGCGCGCGGATCGCCTGGAGTTGCGGGCCGCAAGTAACCACCAGCACCCGACTTGATAGTCGTGCCGTGGGTGGTTTTGGGGATTACCTGAGATCGCTGATTAGCGCGTGA